In Brienomyrus brachyistius isolate T26 chromosome 3, BBRACH_0.4, whole genome shotgun sequence, the following proteins share a genomic window:
- the tlx1 gene encoding T-cell leukemia homeobox protein 1 isoform X1: MDHIGVHLHHPLAEPISFGIDQILNNVDQGSCMISNSRLQDSDYGLGCVVSTAYSTMTGNYNANNSGGYGGSACSVTSLNGSYNVSTGMNVNGNNLGTAGVIRVPAHRPLSGVQSIPTSMSTVPGVGSMNAINNLTGLTFPWMESNRRYTKDRFTVALSPFNVTRRIGHPYQNRTPPKKKKPRTSFTRLQICELEKRFHRQKYLASAERAALAKALKMTDAQVKTWFQNRRTKWRRQTAEEREAERQQANRILMQLQQEAFQKTLNQPVTPDPICLHNTSLFALQNLQPWTEDTSKISTVSNCE; this comes from the exons ATGGATCACATCGGAGTTCATCTCCACCACCCGCTGGCAGAACCCATAAGTTTTGGGATCGATCAGATTTTGAACAATGTTGATCAGGGGAGCTGTATGATTTCCAATTCCAGGCTACAGGATTCGGATTATGGTTTAGGCTGCGTTGTCAGCACTGCCTACAGCACGATGACTGGTAACTACAACGCCAATAATTCAGGAGGTTACGGCGGCAGCGCCTGCAGCGTTACATCCCTGAACGGCTCTTACAACGTGAGCACCGGCATGAATGTCAACGGAAATAATCTGGGCACTGCTGGCGTGATTCGCGTGCCTGCCCATCGACCGCTGAGTGGAGTTCAATCAATACCCACCAGCATGAGTACAGTGCCCGGCGTGGGCAGCATGAATGCCATCAACAATCTCACGGGATTAACCTTCCCTTGGATGGAGAGCAACAGAAGATATACAAAAGACAGGTTTACAG TGGCGCTCTCACCCTTCAATGTAACACGTCGTATAGGTCACCCGTACCAGAACCGGACCCCGCCGAAGAAGAAAAAGCCTCGGACGTCCTTCACGCGACTGCAGATTTGCGAGCTGGAGAAGCGCTTTCACCGGCAGAAGTACCTGGCGTCAGCTGAGAGGGCGGCCCTTGCAAAAGCACTTAAAATGACTGATGCTCAAGTCAAAACATGGTTCCAgaacagaaggacaaaatggag ACGGCAGACAGCAGAGGAGCGCGAGGCCGAGAGACAGCAGGCCAATCGGATTCTTATGCAGCTCCAGCAAGAAGCTTTTCAAAAGACACTGAACCAGCCGGTCACCCCGGACCCGATCTGCCTGCACAACACCTCCCTATTCGCTCTTCAGAATCTTCAGCCTTGGACTGAAGACACCAGTAAAATCAGCACGGTGTCTAACTGTGAATAA
- the tlx1 gene encoding T-cell leukemia homeobox protein 1 isoform X2, with the protein MDHIGVHLHHPLAEPISFGIDQILNNVDQGSCMISNSRLQDSDYGLGCVVSTAYSTMTGNYNANNSGGYGGSACSVTSLNGSYNVSTGMNVNGNNLGTAGVIRVPAHRPLSGVQSIPTSMSTVPGVGSMNAINNLTGLTFPWMESNRRYTKDRFTGHPYQNRTPPKKKKPRTSFTRLQICELEKRFHRQKYLASAERAALAKALKMTDAQVKTWFQNRRTKWRRQTAEEREAERQQANRILMQLQQEAFQKTLNQPVTPDPICLHNTSLFALQNLQPWTEDTSKISTVSNCE; encoded by the exons ATGGATCACATCGGAGTTCATCTCCACCACCCGCTGGCAGAACCCATAAGTTTTGGGATCGATCAGATTTTGAACAATGTTGATCAGGGGAGCTGTATGATTTCCAATTCCAGGCTACAGGATTCGGATTATGGTTTAGGCTGCGTTGTCAGCACTGCCTACAGCACGATGACTGGTAACTACAACGCCAATAATTCAGGAGGTTACGGCGGCAGCGCCTGCAGCGTTACATCCCTGAACGGCTCTTACAACGTGAGCACCGGCATGAATGTCAACGGAAATAATCTGGGCACTGCTGGCGTGATTCGCGTGCCTGCCCATCGACCGCTGAGTGGAGTTCAATCAATACCCACCAGCATGAGTACAGTGCCCGGCGTGGGCAGCATGAATGCCATCAACAATCTCACGGGATTAACCTTCCCTTGGATGGAGAGCAACAGAAGATATACAAAAGACAGGTTTACAG GTCACCCGTACCAGAACCGGACCCCGCCGAAGAAGAAAAAGCCTCGGACGTCCTTCACGCGACTGCAGATTTGCGAGCTGGAGAAGCGCTTTCACCGGCAGAAGTACCTGGCGTCAGCTGAGAGGGCGGCCCTTGCAAAAGCACTTAAAATGACTGATGCTCAAGTCAAAACATGGTTCCAgaacagaaggacaaaatggag ACGGCAGACAGCAGAGGAGCGCGAGGCCGAGAGACAGCAGGCCAATCGGATTCTTATGCAGCTCCAGCAAGAAGCTTTTCAAAAGACACTGAACCAGCCGGTCACCCCGGACCCGATCTGCCTGCACAACACCTCCCTATTCGCTCTTCAGAATCTTCAGCCTTGGACTGAAGACACCAGTAAAATCAGCACGGTGTCTAACTGTGAATAA